Proteins co-encoded in one Streptomyces sp. NBC_01283 genomic window:
- a CDS encoding right-handed parallel beta-helix repeat-containing protein → MTPVRRNAVPAAVGRRTAPAVLTAALVLLGASGCAATPHYAPSASTYYVSSRGDDQNDGSSPGQAWRSLARAERVALEPGDRLLLEGGARFTGTITLNGDEAGRADRPVVVGSYGEGRATVEAEGSPGISVHNTAGVQIRDLTVKGDRAAYAHDGGINLYADRPDGGKLDRVSVSHVRVSGFRTGIAVGGAEKGNGFKNVTIHEATLYGNKDVGLLTYGPEFNPRQPTYAHEEFEVSDVDAYRNTGDPGADDRHTGDGIILGAVRHATVRDSSAHDNGSRSSGEAPSGPVGIWAYDAKDVVLEHNTAYRNHTGSKVDGAGFGFDENVSDSTIQYNLAFHNDGPGFYAYTRKTNGAHTDNTIRYNITSDDGRKLPRFGGLAVYGHDVRNLRIYQNTVVMTALENGRSGPALRLMDGEKGVTVRNNLFVTDGSPLALTDGGLSTKNVLLQGNNYRAPQGQWALQWGDHAFTGIGTWRKATGQERVDGRPSGLTVGPCFTGGALPAVTSAADARLFAPDCDALADKGLDLRKLFGIDPGSVDFFGQSVGTPPPVGAALPEPD, encoded by the coding sequence ATGACCCCCGTGCGCAGGAACGCCGTCCCGGCCGCCGTCGGGCGCCGCACCGCCCCTGCCGTCCTCACCGCCGCGCTCGTGCTGCTCGGCGCGAGCGGCTGTGCGGCCACGCCCCACTACGCGCCGTCGGCCAGTACGTACTACGTCAGCTCGCGGGGCGACGACCAGAACGACGGTTCATCGCCCGGTCAGGCCTGGCGTTCCCTCGCCCGCGCCGAACGCGTGGCGCTCGAACCCGGCGACCGGCTGCTCCTGGAGGGCGGCGCACGGTTCACCGGCACCATCACCCTCAACGGCGACGAGGCGGGACGTGCGGACCGGCCCGTGGTGGTCGGGTCGTACGGCGAGGGCCGGGCGACGGTCGAGGCCGAGGGCTCCCCCGGCATCTCCGTGCACAACACCGCGGGCGTGCAGATCCGCGATCTCACCGTCAAGGGTGACCGCGCCGCCTACGCCCACGACGGCGGCATCAACCTCTACGCCGACCGACCGGACGGCGGGAAGCTGGACCGGGTCTCCGTCTCCCACGTCCGCGTCTCCGGTTTCCGGACGGGCATCGCGGTCGGAGGCGCGGAGAAGGGCAACGGATTCAAGAACGTGACGATTCATGAGGCCACGTTGTACGGCAACAAGGACGTCGGTCTCCTGACGTACGGCCCTGAGTTCAACCCCCGTCAACCGACCTACGCACACGAGGAGTTCGAGGTCTCGGACGTCGACGCGTACCGGAACACCGGTGATCCCGGCGCGGACGACCGCCACACCGGTGACGGCATCATCCTCGGCGCCGTGCGGCACGCCACGGTGCGCGACTCCAGCGCCCACGACAACGGATCCAGGTCGTCCGGCGAGGCGCCCTCGGGGCCGGTGGGCATCTGGGCGTACGACGCCAAGGACGTGGTCCTGGAGCACAACACCGCCTACCGCAACCACACGGGCTCCAAGGTCGACGGTGCCGGGTTCGGCTTCGACGAGAACGTCTCGGACTCGACGATCCAGTACAACCTCGCGTTCCACAACGACGGCCCCGGCTTCTACGCGTACACGCGCAAGACGAACGGCGCGCACACCGACAACACGATCCGCTACAACATCACGTCCGACGACGGCCGCAAGCTGCCGCGCTTCGGCGGGCTCGCCGTCTACGGCCACGACGTGCGCAACCTGCGGATCTACCAGAACACCGTGGTGATGACCGCCCTTGAGAACGGGAGGAGCGGCCCCGCCCTGCGCCTGATGGACGGCGAGAAGGGGGTCACCGTCCGCAACAACCTGTTCGTCACCGACGGCTCCCCGCTGGCCCTCACGGACGGGGGGCTCAGCACCAAGAACGTCCTGCTCCAGGGCAACAACTACCGTGCCCCGCAAGGACAGTGGGCGCTGCAGTGGGGCGACCACGCCTTCACCGGCATCGGTACCTGGCGCAAGGCGACCGGCCAGGAACGCGTCGACGGACGGCCGTCCGGCCTGACCGTCGGCCCCTGCTTCACCGGAGGCGCGCTTCCGGCCGTCACGTCCGCCGCCGACGCCCGCCTGTTCGCCCCGGACTGCGACGCCCTCGCGGACAAGGGCCTCGACCTGCGCAAGCTGTTCGGCATCGACCCCGGTTCCGTCGACTTCTTCGGGCAGAGCGTCGGTACGCCCCCGCCGGTCGGGGCCGCGCTGCCCGAACCGGACTGA
- a CDS encoding UDP-glucuronic acid decarboxylase family protein produces the protein MRVVVTGGGGFVGSHLCEALLRRGDTVCCLDNFCTGEPENVAHLRGTPRFRLVHADVTAPFDVPGPVDAVAHLASPASPPDYHRLAVETLAVGSRGTENALRLAQRHGARFLLTSTSEVYGDPEVHPQPEEYWGHVNPVGPRSVYDEAKRFAEALSMAYRRSHGVDVGIVRIFNTYGPRMRPHDGRVVSTFVRQALAGRPLTLYGDGSQTRSFCYVDDLVRGLLAMLDSDLGGPVNLGNPSERTVRELAELVLRLTGSPSRIAYRPLPVDDPARRRPVINRAVEQLGWMPRVPLDEGLRHTIAWFTARSAPRRARVPVEA, from the coding sequence ATGAGGGTCGTGGTGACAGGCGGCGGCGGCTTCGTGGGCTCCCATCTGTGCGAGGCCCTGCTGCGCAGGGGCGACACGGTCTGCTGCCTGGACAACTTCTGCACCGGTGAACCGGAGAACGTCGCCCACCTGCGCGGCACGCCCCGCTTCCGGCTGGTACACGCCGACGTGACGGCGCCGTTCGACGTGCCCGGCCCCGTGGACGCCGTGGCCCATCTCGCGAGCCCCGCGTCACCGCCGGACTACCACCGGCTCGCCGTGGAGACCCTGGCCGTCGGGAGCCGCGGCACCGAGAACGCCCTGCGCCTGGCCCAGCGGCACGGCGCCCGCTTCCTGCTCACCTCCACCAGCGAGGTCTACGGCGACCCGGAGGTCCATCCGCAGCCCGAGGAGTACTGGGGCCACGTCAATCCGGTCGGCCCGCGCAGCGTCTACGACGAGGCCAAGCGGTTCGCTGAGGCGCTGTCCATGGCCTACCGGCGCAGCCACGGCGTCGACGTGGGCATCGTCAGGATCTTCAACACGTACGGTCCGCGGATGCGGCCGCACGACGGACGCGTGGTCTCCACGTTCGTCCGCCAGGCCCTCGCGGGCAGGCCGCTGACCCTCTACGGCGACGGCAGCCAGACGCGTAGCTTCTGCTACGTCGACGACCTCGTCCGGGGTTTGCTCGCGATGCTCGACAGCGACCTCGGCGGTCCGGTGAACCTGGGCAACCCCAGCGAGCGCACCGTCCGTGAACTGGCTGAGCTCGTCCTGCGCCTCACCGGATCGCCCTCCCGGATCGCCTACCGCCCGCTGCCCGTCGACGACCCGGCCCGCCGCCGCCCGGTGATCAACCGGGCCGTGGAGCAGCTCGGCTGGATGCCCCGCGTGCCCCTCGACGAGGGCCTGCGGCACACCATCGCGTGGTTCACCGCACGGTCCGCACCGCGGCGCGCGCGGGTGCCGGTGGAGGCCTGA
- a CDS encoding UDP-glucose/GDP-mannose dehydrogenase family protein, which translates to MRMTVIGTGYVGTVHAACMADIGHQVLGIDIDAERIASLAAGRAPVHESGLDELLARTVASGRLRFSTSLAEGAAFARAHFVCVGTPQRPDSHAADLRYVDAVVDGLAPHLRPGSLVVGKSTVPVGTAARLAKHLAATAPGTEVAWNPEFLREGSAVHDTMRPERLVVGVTSRHSEGVLRALYAPMILAGVPFFSTDPATAELVKVAANSFLATKISFINAMAEVCDAAGADASVLARAIGADSRIGPRFLEPGLGFGGSCFPKDIRAFAARAEEIGAGEAVAFLHEVDRINTRQRSRVVDQARGLLGGSFSGRRIGVLGAAFKPGSDDVRDSPALVVAAALHRQGATVRVHDPQAIDNARVARPELVYALDVDKACEDADLVLHLTDWPEYRDIDPAALAALVRSPVLLDARNSLDPERWSAAGWAVHAPGRPQLSTAAPSPAKVAALAGGAS; encoded by the coding sequence ATGCGGATGACAGTGATCGGCACCGGATACGTGGGAACGGTGCACGCCGCGTGCATGGCCGACATCGGCCACCAGGTCCTCGGCATCGACATCGACGCCGAACGGATCGCCTCCCTGGCGGCGGGCCGGGCGCCCGTCCACGAGAGCGGCCTCGACGAACTGCTCGCCAGGACGGTCGCGTCGGGCAGGCTGCGCTTCTCCACCTCGCTCGCCGAGGGCGCCGCGTTCGCCCGGGCACACTTCGTGTGCGTGGGCACCCCGCAGCGCCCCGACAGCCACGCCGCCGACCTGCGGTACGTGGACGCCGTCGTGGACGGTCTCGCCCCGCATCTGCGGCCCGGCAGCCTGGTCGTGGGCAAGTCGACCGTGCCGGTCGGCACGGCGGCCCGGCTCGCGAAGCACCTGGCCGCGACGGCCCCGGGCACGGAGGTCGCCTGGAACCCCGAGTTCCTGCGCGAGGGATCCGCGGTCCACGACACCATGCGGCCCGAGCGGCTCGTCGTGGGCGTGACGTCGCGGCACTCCGAGGGCGTGCTGCGGGCGCTCTACGCGCCGATGATCCTCGCGGGGGTGCCGTTCTTCAGCACCGATCCGGCCACCGCCGAGCTGGTCAAGGTGGCGGCGAACTCCTTCCTCGCCACCAAGATCTCCTTCATCAACGCCATGGCCGAGGTGTGCGACGCCGCGGGCGCCGACGCTTCCGTCCTGGCCAGGGCCATCGGCGCGGACTCGCGGATCGGCCCGCGCTTCCTCGAACCGGGGCTCGGCTTCGGCGGCAGCTGCTTCCCCAAGGACATCCGGGCCTTCGCCGCCCGTGCCGAGGAGATCGGCGCCGGCGAGGCGGTGGCGTTCCTGCACGAGGTCGACCGGATCAACACCCGGCAGCGCTCCCGCGTCGTCGACCAGGCACGCGGGCTCCTCGGCGGCTCCTTCTCCGGGCGCAGGATCGGAGTGCTCGGCGCGGCGTTCAAGCCGGGCAGCGACGACGTCCGCGACTCGCCGGCGCTGGTCGTGGCGGCGGCCCTGCACCGGCAGGGCGCCACGGTCCGCGTACACGACCCGCAGGCCATCGACAACGCGCGCGTCGCCCGTCCCGAGCTGGTCTACGCCCTGGACGTGGACAAGGCGTGCGAGGACGCCGACCTGGTGCTGCACCTCACCGACTGGCCCGAGTACCGGGACATCGACCCCGCGGCGCTGGCCGCCCTCGTACGCTCCCCGGTCCTCCTGGACGCCCGCAACAGCCTCGACCCCGAGCGCTGGTCGGCGGCGGGCTGGGCCGTGCACGCCCCGGGCCGCCCGCAGCTGTCCACGGCCGCGCCTTCACCGGCCAAGGTGGCCGCGCTCGCCGGAGGTGCGTCATGA
- the galE gene encoding UDP-glucose 4-epimerase GalE: MSAPSTILVTGGAGFIGSHTCVELLDHGYELIVIDDYSHSTPQVFTRVERIADRFVGAVYELDIRDRRALSAVFGRHSVDAVVHFAAHKAVGESTRMPIDYYDTNVGGTTALLRVMQEHGVHQLVFSSSCSIYGDAGRGPLDESTPARPTNPYAASKWICEQVLADVCARRPEFTVLALRYFNPVGAHPSGLLGEDPGGVPDNLMPYVAQVAVGRRERLPVFGDDYATPDGTAVRDYLHVMDTAEAHRIALDHLADGPGMRVFNLGVGTGRSVLDVIAAFGAACGRAIPYQIMPRRPGDVPELVADAGAVARAWGWRPTRGLPEMCRDAWRFQQLNPHGYAGPGRRSNSKQQAP; the protein is encoded by the coding sequence ATGAGCGCACCCTCCACCATCCTCGTCACCGGCGGCGCGGGTTTCATCGGGAGCCACACCTGCGTCGAACTCCTCGACCACGGCTACGAGTTGATCGTGATCGACGACTACTCCCACAGCACCCCGCAGGTCTTCACGCGGGTGGAGCGGATCGCCGACCGCTTCGTCGGCGCCGTCTATGAGCTGGACATCCGTGATCGGCGCGCCCTGTCGGCCGTCTTCGGCCGCCACTCCGTGGACGCCGTCGTGCACTTTGCCGCGCACAAGGCCGTGGGCGAGTCGACGCGGATGCCCATCGACTACTACGACACCAACGTCGGCGGCACGACCGCGCTGCTGCGGGTCATGCAGGAACACGGCGTGCACCAGCTGGTGTTCTCCTCGTCCTGTTCGATCTACGGCGACGCGGGGCGCGGTCCACTGGACGAGTCGACGCCCGCCCGGCCGACCAATCCGTACGCGGCGTCCAAGTGGATCTGCGAGCAGGTGCTCGCCGACGTGTGCGCCCGCCGCCCGGAGTTCACCGTGCTCGCCCTGCGCTACTTCAACCCGGTCGGCGCCCACCCCAGCGGGCTCCTCGGCGAGGACCCGGGCGGCGTCCCCGACAATCTGATGCCGTACGTGGCGCAGGTCGCCGTCGGGCGGCGCGAGCGGCTGCCCGTGTTCGGCGACGACTACGCCACGCCCGACGGCACCGCGGTCCGCGACTACCTCCACGTCATGGACACCGCCGAGGCCCACCGCATCGCCCTTGACCACCTCGCCGACGGGCCCGGCATGCGGGTGTTCAACCTCGGTGTGGGCACAGGCCGTTCGGTCCTCGACGTCATCGCCGCGTTCGGCGCTGCCTGCGGCAGGGCCATCCCCTACCAGATCATGCCGCGCCGTCCCGGAGACGTGCCCGAACTCGTCGCCGACGCAGGGGCGGTGGCCCGCGCGTGGGGCTGGCGGCCCACCCGCGGACTGCCCGAGATGTGCCGGGACGCCTGGCGCTTCCAGCAGCTCAACCCCCATGGCTACGCCGGTCCCGGCCGACGTTCGAACAGCAAGCAGCAGGCCCCGTGA
- a CDS encoding glycosyltransferase — protein sequence MTHSEPMSADLVQVELDLARMSDGNVVRVTAGGPVFGHPFPVRTVRPTTFLPALPRRDRAALMAIAAGWALSFLWFWSWWLQPEHRVGWAGLIINSALLLYLTGLPCYFFVTALRLRRVNPELPVPPLPVAFAVTRAPSEPWPMARQTLEAMLAQDFPHPYDVWLCDEDPTDEIIAWCRTHRVRMSCRRGVTPYHRSDWPRRTRCKEGNLAYFYDSWGYRRYDVVAQLDCDHVPAPTYLAEMVRPFDDPAIGYVAAPSMCDANGAASWSARGRLHREAVWHGAVQLGHSDGLAPMCIGSHYAVRTRALRDIGGLGPELAEDFSTTYLLNSAGWHGAFAIDAEAHGDGPLTFADMITQEYQWSRSLTTMLLGLLPRHLRRLPLVLRLRFSYALAYYPLLGLMIIAGLTLPPIAVLTGLPWMNIDYVDFLIHFWSMPVWLLLTLYLMRRRGMLRPRNAPVISWETWLFALARWPFVILGLFGAVAQKLSPRPVTFKVTPKDTGGPRPLPARLTLPFVVLAAVLSSVALVGELTSPSAGYVFLCLLAATTYAAVAVAVPLLHVREAARAADVRFSHALSTARLPVALGLLVSLPVATALVFYPAYVAAVLSW from the coding sequence ATGACGCACAGCGAGCCGATGTCGGCGGATCTGGTCCAGGTGGAGCTCGACCTCGCACGGATGTCGGACGGCAACGTCGTCCGCGTCACCGCGGGCGGCCCCGTCTTCGGACATCCGTTCCCGGTGCGCACCGTCCGGCCGACGACCTTCCTGCCCGCACTCCCCCGGCGCGACAGGGCAGCCCTCATGGCCATCGCCGCGGGCTGGGCGCTGAGCTTCCTGTGGTTCTGGTCCTGGTGGCTGCAGCCGGAGCACCGGGTCGGCTGGGCGGGGCTGATCATCAACAGCGCCCTGCTGCTCTACCTCACCGGACTCCCCTGCTACTTCTTCGTCACCGCCCTCCGGCTGCGCCGCGTCAACCCGGAGCTGCCCGTCCCACCGCTCCCGGTCGCCTTCGCCGTGACCCGCGCCCCGTCGGAGCCGTGGCCCATGGCCCGGCAGACGCTCGAGGCGATGCTGGCCCAGGACTTTCCGCACCCGTACGACGTGTGGCTGTGCGACGAGGACCCGACCGACGAGATCATCGCCTGGTGCCGCACGCACCGGGTGCGGATGTCCTGCCGCCGCGGCGTGACCCCGTACCACCGCAGCGACTGGCCGCGCCGCACCCGCTGCAAGGAGGGCAACCTCGCCTACTTCTACGACAGTTGGGGCTATCGGCGGTACGACGTTGTCGCACAGCTCGACTGCGACCACGTGCCCGCGCCGACCTACCTCGCCGAGATGGTCCGCCCCTTCGACGACCCCGCCATCGGCTATGTCGCCGCACCCAGCATGTGCGACGCCAACGGCGCGGCGTCCTGGTCGGCCCGGGGGCGCCTGCACCGCGAGGCCGTCTGGCACGGCGCGGTGCAGCTGGGGCACAGCGACGGGCTCGCGCCGATGTGCATCGGCTCCCACTACGCCGTACGCACCCGCGCGCTGCGGGACATCGGGGGCCTCGGCCCCGAGCTCGCCGAGGACTTCTCCACCACCTATCTGCTCAACTCGGCGGGCTGGCACGGGGCGTTCGCCATCGACGCCGAGGCGCACGGGGACGGGCCGCTCACCTTCGCCGACATGATCACGCAGGAGTACCAGTGGTCGCGGAGCCTGACCACGATGCTCCTCGGTCTGCTGCCGCGCCATCTGCGCCGACTGCCCCTGGTGCTGCGGCTGCGCTTCTCGTACGCCCTGGCCTACTACCCGCTCCTCGGCCTGATGATCATCGCGGGCCTCACGCTCCCGCCGATCGCCGTCCTCACCGGCCTGCCGTGGATGAACATCGACTACGTGGACTTCCTGATCCACTTCTGGTCCATGCCCGTGTGGCTGCTCCTGACCCTGTACCTGATGCGCCGCCGCGGGATGCTGCGCCCGCGCAACGCCCCGGTGATCAGCTGGGAGACGTGGCTGTTCGCGCTCGCCCGCTGGCCGTTCGTCATCCTGGGCCTGTTCGGCGCCGTCGCGCAGAAGCTGAGCCCGCGGCCGGTGACCTTCAAGGTCACACCCAAGGACACCGGCGGCCCCCGGCCGCTGCCCGCCCGGCTCACCCTTCCGTTCGTCGTGCTGGCCGCCGTCCTGTCGTCCGTCGCCCTGGTGGGCGAGCTGACGAGCCCGTCGGCCGGCTATGTCTTCCTCTGCCTCCTCGCCGCCACGACCTACGCGGCCGTCGCCGTGGCCGTCCCCCTGCTCCATGTGCGCGAAGCGGCGCGGGCCGCGGACGTCCGCTTCTCCCACGCGCTGTCGACGGCGCGGCTCCCGGTCGCCCTCGGCCTTCTGGTGTCACTGCCGGTCGCCACCGCCCTCGTCTTCTACCCGGCGTACGTCGCCGCCGTCCTGAGCTGGTGA
- a CDS encoding TetR/AcrR family transcriptional regulator, with product MPKGKETDPGEGRRASDRGRYGRLSRERVLATALEVVDRDGLSGLSMRKLGGELGVEAMALYRYAAGKGALLDGLVEAFYQELEEDLTAKPQEERHPQGHDWRRELKRIALATHGVAQRHPNMVPLLATRLLSTPLARRPAAVLRGDERVLALLHGAGLGDRRTVEVHRAFTAWLLGYLLVELRAMDDEPGEPDPAFRLGLHRMPAQEFPRLRAMAIALDGQGGQEQLAAGLDALLGS from the coding sequence ATGCCGAAGGGGAAAGAGACGGACCCGGGCGAGGGCCGGCGCGCCAGTGACCGTGGGCGCTATGGGCGGCTCAGCAGGGAGCGCGTCCTGGCCACGGCCCTGGAGGTCGTCGACCGCGACGGGCTCTCCGGCCTGAGCATGCGCAAGCTCGGCGGGGAACTGGGCGTGGAGGCGATGGCCCTCTACCGCTACGCGGCGGGCAAGGGCGCTCTCCTCGACGGCCTGGTCGAGGCGTTCTACCAGGAGCTGGAGGAAGACCTGACGGCGAAGCCCCAGGAGGAGCGGCACCCTCAAGGCCATGACTGGCGGCGGGAGTTGAAACGCATCGCGCTCGCCACCCACGGAGTCGCGCAGCGGCACCCGAACATGGTCCCGCTGCTCGCCACCCGCCTGCTGTCCACCCCGCTGGCCCGCCGCCCCGCCGCCGTGCTGCGCGGCGACGAACGCGTCCTGGCCCTGCTCCATGGCGCCGGTCTGGGCGACCGCCGCACGGTGGAGGTGCACCGCGCCTTCACGGCGTGGCTGCTCGGCTATCTCCTCGTCGAACTGCGGGCCATGGACGACGAGCCCGGCGAACCGGACCCGGCCTTCCGGCTCGGTCTGCACCGCATGCCCGCGCAGGAGTTCCCGCGGCTGCGGGCCATGGCCATCGCCCTGGACGGGCAGGGCGGGCAGGAGCAACTGGCCGCGGGCCTCGACGCGTTGCTCGGGTCATGA
- a CDS encoding MerR family transcriptional regulator — MRIGELSERTGTPRRLLRYYEEQGLIMAERAANGYREYDERFVDRVAQIRGLLDAGLPTRIIKQILPCLDKPRTIYFPDATPEMIATLEEQRDRMSERVECLTRNRDAIAEYLDAVRDGNPPDRAPLEPAGS; from the coding sequence ATGCGGATCGGAGAGCTGTCGGAGCGCACCGGGACACCCCGGCGACTGCTGCGCTACTACGAGGAGCAGGGCCTCATCATGGCCGAGCGCGCGGCGAACGGCTACCGCGAGTACGACGAGCGGTTCGTGGACCGGGTCGCGCAGATCAGGGGCCTGCTCGACGCGGGCCTGCCCACCCGCATCATCAAGCAGATCCTGCCGTGCCTCGACAAGCCGCGGACCATCTACTTCCCGGACGCGACACCGGAGATGATCGCCACGCTCGAGGAGCAGCGGGACCGCATGTCCGAGCGCGTCGAGTGCCTGACCCGCAACCGTGACGCCATCGCGGAGTACCTCGACGCGGTGCGCGACGGCAACCCTCCGGACCGGGCGCCGTTGGAGCCCGCGGGGTCATGA
- a CDS encoding MFS transporter — protein sequence MTNHTAQLVGSRGGSGDRKLPLAALLALATAVFITSLTETLPAGLLPAMSADLGVGESAMGQTVTIYAIGTALTAIPLTAATAGWRRKRLLLTAMAGFAVANTVTAVSGNYPLTMVARFVAGVAAGLAWALLAGYARRLAPAHLQGKAIAIAMAGIPVALSLGVPAGTFLGKAFGWRVAFLLMTVLTVVLLAWITASVPDHPGRRREGRTPVLRTLRLPGVTPVLTVTLVFVLAHTILYTYIATYLDHLGMGGSTDVVLLVFGAASLVSIWIVGAHIHRRLRALTIAAALLVAVAAALLAVLADSPALVYLAVTLWGLGWGGAPTLLQTAAGDAAGDEADAAQAMLVTLWNAAMAGGGVVGGILLGQLGAESFPWSVLALLVPVLVVVTAAHRHGFPARRAAAGSGATEAPEPALDAGEFTSASPRP from the coding sequence ATGACCAACCACACCGCACAACTCGTGGGTTCCCGGGGCGGATCCGGGGACCGGAAGCTGCCCCTGGCCGCACTCCTCGCCCTTGCCACCGCCGTCTTCATCACCAGCCTGACCGAGACCCTGCCCGCGGGCCTGCTGCCCGCCATGAGCGCCGACCTGGGCGTCGGCGAGTCCGCGATGGGCCAGACCGTCACCATCTACGCGATCGGCACCGCACTCACCGCGATCCCCCTGACCGCGGCCACCGCCGGATGGCGGCGCAAGCGGCTGCTGCTGACCGCGATGGCGGGATTCGCCGTCGCCAACACCGTCACCGCGGTCTCCGGCAACTACCCCCTGACCATGGTGGCCCGCTTCGTCGCCGGAGTCGCGGCGGGCCTGGCCTGGGCGCTGCTCGCCGGATACGCCCGCCGACTGGCCCCCGCCCACCTCCAGGGCAAGGCCATCGCCATCGCCATGGCGGGCATCCCGGTCGCCCTCTCGCTCGGTGTGCCCGCGGGAACCTTCCTCGGCAAGGCGTTCGGCTGGCGCGTCGCGTTCCTGCTCATGACCGTGCTCACCGTGGTGCTCCTCGCCTGGATCACCGCGTCGGTCCCCGACCACCCCGGCCGGCGGCGCGAAGGCCGCACCCCGGTCCTGCGCACCCTGCGGCTGCCCGGCGTGACCCCGGTCCTGACCGTCACCCTGGTCTTCGTCCTCGCCCACACCATCCTGTACACCTACATCGCCACGTACCTCGACCATCTGGGCATGGGCGGCTCGACCGACGTCGTCCTCCTGGTCTTCGGCGCCGCGTCCCTCGTGAGCATCTGGATCGTGGGCGCGCACATCCACCGGAGGCTGCGCGCGCTCACCATCGCCGCTGCCCTCCTGGTGGCCGTGGCCGCCGCCCTCCTCGCGGTCCTCGCCGACAGTCCCGCCCTCGTCTACCTCGCGGTGACCCTGTGGGGGCTCGGCTGGGGCGGCGCGCCCACCCTCCTGCAGACCGCGGCAGGCGACGCCGCCGGCGACGAGGCGGACGCCGCGCAGGCCATGCTCGTCACCCTGTGGAACGCGGCGATGGCCGGGGGCGGAGTCGTCGGCGGCATCCTGCTCGGACAGCTCGGCGCGGAGTCCTTCCCCTGGAGCGTGCTCGCCCTCCTGGTGCCGGTCCTCGTCGTGGTGACCGCCGCCCACCGGCACGGATTCCCCGCCCGGCGCGCGGCAGCGGGCTCCGGCGCCACCGAGGCACCGGAACCCGCCCTGGACGCAGGGGAGTTCACATCCGCTTCGCCCCGGCCCTGA
- a CDS encoding aldehyde dehydrogenase family protein — MHHPEAPAPEALDPEALVAGLRATFATGRTRPLAWREEQLTQLRSLFTEHREDIADALHADLHKPRTEAYTAEVDFPVREIDHTLAHLEEWLRPQPLAPGALAGLPEGSTAGTQYEPLGTVLIIAPWNYPVQLLLVPLVGALAAGNTAVLKPSEVTPATSELIARLVPQYLDTDAVAVVEGGVPETTALLAQRYDHIFYTGNGAVGRIVMRAAAEHLTPVTLELGGKSPVFVDRGVDLAAVATRLAESKFRNAGQTCVAPDYVLTDPETAPALARELRTAVERAFGADPRSSETYGRMVNERHFDRVSALLGSGTTAFGGQRDRDDVYIAPTVLTDVKPDEPVMREEIFGPVLPIVNVDGLDEAIAFINDRDKPLALYGFTESETTRQRLAAETSSGGLGFGLPMAHLRVPELPFGGVGESGVGNYHGPHSIATFSHRKARLDVPLG; from the coding sequence ATGCACCACCCCGAAGCGCCCGCCCCCGAGGCGCTCGACCCCGAAGCCCTGGTCGCCGGGCTCCGCGCCACGTTCGCCACCGGCCGCACCCGGCCCCTGGCGTGGCGCGAGGAGCAGCTCACCCAGTTGCGCTCCCTGTTCACGGAGCACCGCGAGGACATCGCGGACGCCCTCCACGCCGATCTGCACAAGCCGCGCACCGAGGCGTACACCGCCGAAGTCGACTTCCCCGTAAGGGAGATCGACCACACGCTGGCCCATCTGGAGGAGTGGCTGCGCCCGCAGCCGCTCGCGCCCGGCGCCCTCGCGGGACTGCCCGAAGGGTCCACCGCCGGTACGCAGTACGAGCCGCTCGGCACCGTCCTGATCATCGCGCCGTGGAACTACCCCGTGCAGCTCCTGCTCGTCCCCCTGGTGGGCGCCCTGGCGGCGGGCAACACGGCCGTCCTGAAGCCGAGCGAAGTCACCCCGGCCACCTCTGAGCTGATCGCCCGGCTCGTCCCCCAGTACCTGGACACGGACGCGGTCGCCGTCGTCGAGGGCGGCGTACCGGAGACCACCGCGCTGCTCGCCCAGCGGTACGACCACATCTTCTACACCGGCAACGGCGCCGTCGGCCGCATCGTGATGCGCGCCGCCGCCGAGCACCTCACCCCCGTCACACTCGAACTCGGCGGCAAGTCACCGGTGTTCGTGGACCGGGGAGTCGATCTGGCCGCCGTGGCCACCCGCCTGGCCGAATCCAAGTTCCGCAACGCGGGCCAGACCTGTGTCGCCCCCGACTACGTCCTGACCGACCCGGAGACCGCGCCCGCGCTGGCCCGGGAGCTGCGCACGGCCGTGGAGCGGGCGTTCGGCGCGGACCCCAGGTCCTCGGAGACGTACGGCCGCATGGTCAACGAGCGGCACTTCGACCGCGTCTCGGCCCTCCTCGGCTCCGGGACGACGGCGTTCGGCGGGCAGCGCGACCGCGACGACGTCTACATCGCGCCGACCGTGCTCACCGACGTGAAGCCCGACGAGCCGGTGATGCGGGAGGAGATCTTCGGTCCCGTCCTGCCGATCGTGAACGTCGACGGGCTCGACGAGGCCATCGCGTTCATCAACGACCGCGACAAGCCGCTCGCCCTCTACGGCTTCACCGAGAGCGAGACGACGCGGCAGCGGCTCGCCGCCGAGACGTCGTCGGGCGGCCTCGGCTTCGGTCTTCCGATGGCCCATCTCCGGGTCCCCGAGCTGCCGTTCGGCGGAGTCGGCGAGAGCGGTGTCGGGAATTACCACGGGCCGCACTCCATCGCGACGTTCAGCCACCGCAAGGCCCGGCTCGACGTTCCCCTGGGCTGA